atcatgttagcaactgccgcattttatgattatgtaatttggcagatggatgtcaaaactgcattccttaatggatttcttaaagaagagttgtatatgatgcaaccagaaggttttgtcgatcctaaaggtgctaacaaagtgtgcaagatctagcgatccatttacggactggtgcaagcctctcggagttggaatatacgctttgatagtgtgatcaaagcatatggttttatatagacttttggagaagcctgtatttacaagaaagtgagtgggagctctgtagcatttctaatattatatgtggatgacatattgttgattggaaatgatacaaaatttctgaatagcataaaaggatacttgaataagaatttttcattgaaagacctcggtgaagctgcttacatattggcatcaagatctatagagatagatcaagacgcttaattggactttcacaaagcacataccttgataagattttgaataagttcaaaatggatcagtcaaagaaagggttcttgcctttgttacaaggtgtgaagttgagtgagactcaatgcccgaccactgcagaagatagagagaaaatgaaagtcattccctatgcctcagccataggttctatcatgtatgcaatggtgtatcagacctgatgtgtgccttgctataagtatagtagtgaggtaccaaagtaatccaggagtggatcactagaaagcggtcaagaacatcctgaaatacctgaaaaggactaatgatatgtttctcatttatggaggagacaaagagctcgtcgtaaatggttatgtcgatgcaagctttgactctgatccggatgactctaagtcgcaaaccggatacgtatttatattgaatagtggagttgtcagttggtgagttccaagcagagcgtcgtggtgggatctacgtgtgaagcggagtacatagctgcttcggaagcagcaaatgaaggagtctggatgaaggagttcatattcgatctaggtgtaatacctagtgcatcgggtccaatgaaaatcttttgtgacaatactgaagcaattgccttggcgaaggaatccagatttcacaagagaaccaagcacatcaagagaagcttcaattccatccgcgatctagtcaaggagggagacatagaagtttgcaaaatacatacggatctgaatgttgcagacccgttgactaagcctcttccacgagcaaaatatgatcagcaccaagactccatgggtgttagaatcattactatgtaatctagattattgactctagtgcaagtgggagactgaaggaaatatgccctagaggcaataataaagttgttatttatatttccttatatcatgataaatgtttattattcatgctagaattgtattaaccagaaacttagtacatgtgtgaatacatagacaaacaagagtgtccctagtatgcctctacttgactagctcgttaatcaaagatggttaagtttcctagccatagacatgtgttgtcatttgatgaacgggatcacatcattggagaatgatgtgatggacaagacccatccgttagcttagcataatgatcgtttagttttattgctattgctttcttcatgacttatacatgttcctctgactatgagattatgtaactcccgaatactggaggaacaccttgtgtgctatcaaacatcacaacctaactgggtgattataaagatgctctacaggtgtctccgaaggtgtttgttgggttggcatagatcaagattaggatttgtcactccgtgtatcggagaggtatctctgggccctctcggtaatgctcatcattgtaagccttgcaagcaatgtgactaatgagttagttgagggatgatgcattacggaatgagtaaagagacttgctggtaacgatattgaactaggtatgatgataccgacgatcgaatctcgggcaagtaacataccgatgacaaagggaacaacgtatgttgttatgcggtttgaccgataaagatctttgtagaatatgtaggagccaatatgagcatccaggttctgctattggttattgaccggagatgtgtctcggtcatgtctacatagttctcgaacccgtagggtccgcacgcttaacgttcgatgacgatttgtattatgagttatgtgttttgatgaccaaagttcgttcggagtcccgaatgagatcacggacatgatgaggagtctcgaaatggtcgataggtaaagattcatatattggaaggttgcattcggacatcagaatggttccgggatgttcgggcatttttctggagtaccgggaggttatcggaacccccccggggagttaatgggccttcatgggccctagtagagagaggaggcagcggccaggtggaggcgcgcgccccccaagcccaaaccgaattagactagggttggggggcggcccccctttccttctcccctcttctcccttccctccttctcctagttggaataggaaaggggggggtgaatcctacttggaccgggagtccaagtaggactcccccctttggcgcgccccctctagggccggcctcctcttcccccctcctttatatacgtgggaggggggcacaccaagtcttctcttagtcgtgtgcggtgcccccctccacagttacacacctcggtcatatcgttgtagtgcttaggcgaagccctgcgccggtaacatcatcatcaccgtcgccacgccatcatgctgacggaactctccctcggcctcaactggatcaagagctcgagggacgtcatcgagctgaacatgtgctgaacatggaggtgccgtacgttcggtgcttggatcggttgggtcgcgaagacgttcgactacatcaaccgtgttactaaacgcttccgctttcggtctacgagggtacgtggacacactctccccgctcgttgctatgcttctcctagatagatcttgtgtgatcgtggatgtcgcctagaggggggggtgaataggcgctttaaaataattacggtttaggctttaaAATAATTGCGGAATAagcctagcggttaatttgacaagcacaaaacctacaacaactaggctcacctatgtgcaccaacaacttatgctaagcaagataaacaactaagtgatagcaagatatatgacaagaaacaatatggctatcacaaagtaaactgcataagtaaagggttcgggtaagagataaccgagacatgcggagacgacgatgtatcctgaagttcacacccttgcggatgctaatctccgtttggagcggtgtggaggcacaatgctccccaagaagccactagggccaccataatctcctcatgccctcgcacaatgcaagatgccgtgattccactaagggacccttgagggcggtcaccgaacccgtacaaatggcaacccttgggggcggtcaccgaacccgtacactttggcaacccttgggggcggtcaccggaacccgtcaaattgctcggggcgatctccacaacctaattggagaccccgacgcttgcccggagctttacaccacaatgattgagctccgaacaccaccaaccgtctagggcgcccaagcacccaagaggaacaagctcaagggcaccaagcacccaagagtaataagcttctcaacttgtaacttccacgtatcaccgtggagaactcaaaccgatgcaccaaatgcaatggcaagggcacacggagtgcccaagtccttctctctcaaatcccaccgaagcaactaatgctagggaggaaaatgagaagaagaacaagaaggagaacaccaagaactccaagatctagatccaatgggttcccctcacatagaggagaaagtgattggtggaaatgtggatctagatctcctctctcttttccctcaaaaactagcaagaatccatggagggattgagagttagcaagctcgaagaaggtcaacaatgggggaagaacacgagctcaaaagataaggttcaatggggaagaagacctccttatatagtggggggaacaatccaaccgttacccccacttcagccccgcagagagcggtactaccgctccccctcgcggtactgccgctgagcccaaagcggtactaccgcggtggcagggcggtactaccgcatacgagcggtactacggcccccactgccgcggctagtaccataaaacccgacacgaaaaagacccctcgaatcgaggcggtactagtacgagaccgtagcggtactacggctggggccaccagcggtactaccgctctggagcggtactaccgcttgtagcacccaagcggtactaccgctccggcccgcggtactaccgctaggaaaccaaaactgccataacttctgcatatgagctccgaattgagcaaactcaagcttgttggattgagaaagacgagtagcatcaaaacagcaactggttatagtaagaagaggcaggggaggtatgccaacaaatagaggagtgaaacctccaaccgagaagaaccggcataacctccaacatcgaaaacatcatagaagatgcgagtgaactccgttttcgatgaactcgagcttgtcatcaagatgaccataagctccaaaactcacaaagagaagaaccaaacaagaaccaacaaagatgatgcaaggatgcaatggtttgagctctctatgaacgatacgatcaagctactcatcgagagccccccttgatagtacggcaatcgatcctataacccggtctcccaactaccatcatgagaccggtaaaatagaaaacctatcaagagcaaacctttgccttgcacatggtccacttgagctagatgatgacgatcttgactccctcaagttggaccacctttcttggttgtgttggctcgatgaagactagttgattgctcccccatactccactatgggtgagccactcttccgcacatcttcacaagtccattgtcaccacaatggacggcaagcttcaagcatttgatctcttcatgatgcttcacttgaacttgcacaccgcaacatcttcacaagtccattgtcgccacaatggacggcaagcttcaagcatttgatctcttcatgatgcttcacttgaacttgcacaccgcaacctaaccccacaaagaactctcacgaagatcatgggttagtacacaaagcgtaattgacaatgcttaccacaccatgggatcgcttgatccctctcggtacatcttgtgcgctttgtgtgttgatcaacttgattcactcttgacttagtcttgatcaaccttgactctttccaactctcttcatttggatgatgtcttgaaggtaaacatgaatgatcacacaatcttcttcttcaagacatgcttgcaataagctctactctcacatgaccaatctttgataattccttaataacaccttggtcaccacataaactccttgaaaccaaaacatggacttcaagaaatgcctatggacaaatccttcaaatataactcaaggcaaccattagtccatagagattgtcatcaattaccaaaaccaaacatgggggcaccacatgttctttcactacgttccccaacactaggttCATTCACTATTCCATTCCATACATATATAGCCTGTGTTTCTGAATGTTGTCGATTAATTTGACAAGGTTAATTCTTGCATCTATAACAGTGTAAGTGGCAGGATGGTCCTGTGAACTAAAACCCATAATGGGGATTTCGGCATGGTTCCCGGCTATCAGGTTTTATTTTAGAATAAGCACAATGCTTGAATTCAGGTTTTGGTGATCTTGAAACTGTTTGAAAGGGATTAAGTTGAGGTCAGTTTCATTTGGAGATCAGAATAATGTTGTACATGCAAAGCCTGGTTGCTTCACACAAAAGCGAACTTGGTGCTTTTTTTATATTCCTTGCTTTCAAAAGTAAAGGGCATTTACAACTTTGTTTCTGTGAACTATAGGCAGGCAACACATAGATTACACTTTGCAGCACATAGATCACACTTTCTGTAAACAATGTGACTCGGTGTACCTTGTTCACGCTGAGTTCGTCGGATATTTTGTGTTGTGAATGTTTATATGTTGTTATCTTGTTCTTATCTGACTGTTTCTATGTTATTATCTTATTCTTAGATGACTACAATTGCATTTGATTTGATTTCGATGTTCCATTGTGGTCTCACTCATCCGATTGCAATTAATTTCGAGGTTAATTTGTGCAATATGCAACAGTGTAAGTGTAAAGATGGAAGTTTAAACTACCCTCTAGATCAAAACCCAGAATGGGGATTTCGAAATGGTTCCTAACTAGCAAATTTTGGAATAATACTTGAAACTGGTTTTTGACGATCTTCAAACTATATGAAGAGGCTAAGTTGCAGTCAGTTTCATTTAGAAATCCGATTACTATTGTACATGATAAGTCCTTGTTGCTTTGCACATAAGCAATTACTTTCAAAAGCAAAGAGCACGCCCTACAATGCATCAGCTCCAAGCCCTCGACCACGACGACGAGGACCAAGTCGCCCAGCGCCTACAGTCCCTGCACAAGGTCGCACTGCCCCCACCCCCACGACGCCGTCTGCATTGATCTAAAGCCCGCCGAGGACGGGGACGAGCTGAGGGTGGAGATGGGCCACAGcggcgaggagggggaggaggtgcagcgGAGCCATGATGGCCAGCCTCTTGACGGAGAGCAAAAAAGAATAAATATGCTACGGTTTTCCTTGCGGCTCAATTTTCACACCCTTCTTAGGTTAATCTTCACTATTTTCTTCTCTGTACACACCTCATCAAAACTGAACTAAGAGGCATCACATATGTTTAggtggtgtgcgtgtgtgtgtgtgtgtgtgtgtgtgaacatggTTTAAACTATGATGTTTCTTGGAGAGAGCAAACTAACCTTCTTCATTTCATGGTTTATTAACTAAAATATTAATCGACAACATTGATGCCTCTGCTTACTCGTGATTAGCATTAGTAATGATATCTGAAGACAAGTACCGGATTAAAGATAGCATATAGAGTTATAATCAGCCAATTTTAAATTTGTTTGTTTGTAGGCGTGTTAAGCTAATACTTGAAAAAAAATATGCATGCAGGATCAAATTTCTTCTTCTGGAGCTTATTATCACACAATTTTAGTTACTTCCTCCTGCTATTAGCTTTCTGCGGATttacatttggttcatttgtggaGAAGAGTCCGTGAGATTTCATAGTAGTACTTTTAGGTTATTGTCAGCCAGACATTTTGTGAGGGTATAACGAATTGCTTTATTACTTCAACAACTTATCTATCCGGTTCAGGTCTGGATTTTTTCACATGGTTGAAAAGATCATATAACCGAATTCACTGTAACACGTTAACAAACATGATAGTTTAATTAATGCACAATCCCGCCTCAGATACGACAACTTTATTTGTGCGCGCAATCCCGCCTCAAGAGGCGCCACCAGGTGGCGCCCCAGTCACTAGTGACCGTCAAGAGACACCCACCACAAGTATCATCCTCTGAGCACGCTCCTCTCCCAAACTGTGACGGAAATGGGCTAGTTTCAGCCGACCCAAATGCAACCGAACATGCCAGATTATCCACAGCTGGGCTACCAGCCCATAGCGCACTGGAAGAAGCTGCCCATCGAGCCGAATGGTTTGTGATCGCCAAGTTGAGCTGGAAGCTGGGTTTGGAGATTTGGAGAAGTTGGAGGGATTTCGAACAGACACATAGGCTTTGTTCGGAATCCCTCCTCACCGCTCCGACTCCGTGGAGTCGTGGAGCTTAGTTTTAGCAGCTCCGTGAAAATGAGCTAGCACCTGGTCCGCTCCGGAGCGGAGTGGAGGGAGCGAAGAGGAGCCGAACGCGGCCATAGTCTCTCTGCTTCCTTAGTTCCTTTGGAGCCAACTTTTAGAACACACTCCTTTCAGCCCAACCATTTGACGCGAAGGAAACTTCACATGGTCCCCCCACCTCACGTGAAGATAAAATGTGGGGATGAAAGAgagactaagagcatctccactcgcacccccaacaggccccccaaggCGAGTTTTTTCGCGTCGGCATTCAAAAACCCCAGTTGCTCCCCCATGACGACGAAATCTGTCGGCCCGGTCCATTTTTTTGGCTCGGCGAtcccaggccgaacccagcgcgttggggggggggggcgcttgggggctccggcgGAAGGAAAACCCGTGCCTGGGCCACCCACTGTCAGGCGAAAAAGCATATTGCACTTccagattccccccccccccccccccccccccccccccgcgcgcgcgcaCGCCTTTCCGCCGCTGTGCCGATCCCGGCGTCGCCTACCCACCCACCGCCATTAGAAAGGACATTCCCCCGCCGGAAAAGGGAAGGTTCGCCACGGCAGCCTCCACCGTGCTTCCTGGGCGAGCTTTCTGGTGCTACGACCACGCAGGGCGGGGATACCGGCGGCTGCGCGCCTACCACGCCCGCCAGGTGTTCGGTGATTTGTCTGCTCGGTGATGTACTCGGACAACGACGAGGCGTtcgcggcgctgctggaggaggaagccgatgccgacgCCCAGGaggaagagcatctcatggtcctcgccgcaCTGGCTGGCCTATTCGCAAACAAtgcaaagccgcggcgaggtggctcggcgccaggCCGGCTGAAGGCAAAGCAGAGGCATCGCCTGGAAGGCTATTgcttgctctactccgactacttcgccgacgctccactgcGCGACGAGAAAGTATTTCGGcgtcgttatcggatgagccgaaagctcttcctcgtgattgtgaattccatccgtgagttcgacagctacttcaagtgcaagaaggattgtaccggcacacttggattcacctcactccagaagtgcacggcagctatgaggatgcttgcatacggagctctcGGTGATTCACTTGAAGACAATggacgcatggccgagtccacgaccattgagtgtttgTACAAGTTTTGCAGgacagtggtggcagtgtttggacctcaatacttgcgatcacccaatgctgaagacactgctcgAATCCTAGCAtggaatgcagcaagaggatttcctaggatgcttggaagcatcgactgcatgcattggaaatggaaaacCTGTCCATtttcttggcaggggatgtacaaaggcgtcaAAGGCGGTTGCAGTTTTTTTCGGTTGCAGAAGATATAGTTACCCTCCACGTCGTTTTTTTCGCCGATGCGCCCCCGGGCGGCGCTATTTCAAGCCCCcggaacgagtggagatgctctagtATAGACCTATAGAGGCAGGTCCACGATATATCATCCATAAATGGATACCACGATATAGAGGCAGCTAATATGCAAACTCTGAGTTTGCGCATCGCCTCGACACCCTTCATATCCATGCTCCATATGCATACTTCCTAATCGTTCCCGAGCGTAACTATATCTTCCCCGCAACCACTTCAGGCTTCGGGCATTCTACCCAGGCCAGTAAACAACACAGACTCCGCCGTGGACAATGGCTGTGCGGCGAATTTCATGGCAAATTCAGGGTAGTAACTTGTATTGTCTCGCGTACGCCACAATCTGAAACTATCAAAATTTAACTTGACCCAACCGACCACAACAAGTTTGCCGGAACTTCATGTTCTCAAACTGCAAAAAAGTAGACAATTCCTCTGCAGATCATACTAGGCGTTTGCTCATCAGGCGCTCTTTGACGGCGCCGGGTACTTGACGGCGTTCTTCACGATCTTCTTCAGGGCCGCGTCGCCGAGGTCGACGCCGCACATGTCAGAGAGCCGGATCAGGTAGAGCAGCACGTCGGAGAGCTCctcgccgaggtgctccttctccctctcttcccaGCCAGGCAAGCCCTTCTGCACCTCGCCTTTCCACATGAACAGCTCCGACagctccccgacctcgccgacctgCACAACAACAAATTTCCAGGTAAGAACAAGTATAGAAAGTAACAGATCAAGCAAGCTCTATCGTATCGCACTACGTgatgaaaatagaaagaaaaaaaactgatCCGGTCCAAGCCTGATCCTACAGCGCCGTGCAAAATGTCTAGTGGTGCTCGAGCACATCCCGAACAGACCGAAAACGGTGACAGAACGGCACGTGAACAACATCTGCCGATGCTGTTAAGTCATGGATCGACCTAAGCATCTCATTTCTGAGAGATGAACTGCAAAGTATAGTGCAGAATTAGTTCTGCAAGACCGGATTTCCCTTCGCCTTCAGACAGGAACAGGAGTGCGTGCTTTTACGGAATAGAAAAGTTTGGCACTGAATCACATTCCTGCTTCAGAAAATTCAGTGAGAAGTTAGACAGGGACATTCGCTAGTCTGAATTGTACCGGTATGAACACGTCGGACTCCGGAATTTTGCGTCGTTTTGACGGTTGACGTATGAAATTCGTTCCAGGGGTCAACGTACGTTGCACCACGCGGCATCCAAGATGCTAAGCATGAAAGCTGCACCCTTGGCCACGACCCACGAGTTCAAAAAATATCTGATGATCATGTGGTACATGTCCGAGGTAGATGAGAATCTGAGGTGAACTGTGACCAGTCCAAAGCTACATGTTCGCCGTCCACAAACAATGAATTACTCGCAAAGAATATTTAGCTGCGACAATTAGCAAATATCAGGTGCAAAGTGATCCCAT
This region of Triticum aestivum cultivar Chinese Spring chromosome 2D, IWGSC CS RefSeq v2.1, whole genome shotgun sequence genomic DNA includes:
- the LOC123049667 gene encoding dCTP pyrophosphatase 1, with the translated sequence MEAEKKAAMEEAKAEVAADVSLKDLSRRLDNFAKERDWEKHHSPRNLLLAMVGEVGELSELFMWKGEVQKGLPGWEEREKEHLGEELSDVLLYLIRLSDMCGVDLGDAALKKIVKNAVKYPAPSKSA